In the Brienomyrus brachyistius isolate T26 chromosome 20, BBRACH_0.4, whole genome shotgun sequence genome, one interval contains:
- the gpr179 gene encoding probable G-protein coupled receptor 158 yields MKRTDSPSSVFQNPKTSGSSSDEEIRPLVEAYLYNGNATLLSLVNCSKAYQLPGRQRPADELSPWLRPTVDAITNAANFLNMIFQANDLRDSSIKEDLEWYHALVRGLLESDPLIRRVLLAFDTQPSALRPQLVLQAKHPSYKSQDILLQDLSSAWQDLHASPPALDASWYAALKSSAQIPPALSKRILFNDLNTLETPKWGRGDSYVTNRDEVHWASAPFLECDKGQFLPDWLLTLSTSFYGLKPDLSPEFRGVIRIDVSLQGFDVDQCAQRKDWFSNTHRCNRTTMHCEPVHGQGFRLGQYACLCKEGYYSLPLGTQNALGENGTVSTGEAFSPPIPVCLPCWPGCKQCKDGAPCKVQGTWYLRLGVLAVQSLFMLLVLINMFVAYQFRQNKSIRASGLLLLETILFGSLLLYFPVFILYFKPSTFRCILLRWVRLMGFAIVYGTITLKMYRVLRVFLSRTAQRVPYMSSTHMLRLLGVIVLTVAWFLSAWTASALQNRERNIPLLITSSTPEGKSFRLCDLDRWDYMMAIAELLFLCWGSSLHNSVRMIPSAFHEPHYMGISIHNELLLSSAFHATRFALPLLHPDWMLLLFFTHTHVTVSVTLGLLLIPKFLYMSQPIRKEMAAEVYEEEVGLQRSCSYFNGSFASNWNEHNTDSDDIRDELKKLYAQLEMHKTKKMSANNPHLRKKRSSHLGLGQSIMKHITRFPGSMSRRCSREEISQYSGGGSKPASCKKKILESGSIRSSEESFNKGVLLRCKSHSIYDRGQEHQLYAGDVKDSSLLNSSMRKKLTKKASESSEIKSEEAVPFVYKSASAHNLSADNQLLQPMPKKLQKSLSVMTSDMDGSALHPSKIYTADDGQHASKPSKKENDPKHKLTISSQTLNAHLSELSNKEVQNPIAGGSWDAEVCQLLHQLAQADGVESRAVFQEEHPDIRSATFQGLYNIILTSLHSK; encoded by the exons ATGAAAAGGACAGACAGTCCATCATCTGTGTTTCAGAATCCAAAGACTAGTGGAAGTTCTTCAGATGAAGAGATCCGGCCACTGGTTGAGGCATATCTATACAATGGCAATGCCACCTTGCTCTCCCTCGTGAATTGTTCTAAAGCATATCAGTTACCTGGACGACAAAGACCTGCAGATGAACTCAGTCCCTGGTTACGCCCAACTGTGGATGCTATTACTAATGCTGCCAACTTCCTTAACATGATTTTTCAGGCAAATGACTTACGGGACAGTAGCATAAAGGAGGATTTGGAGTGGTACCATGCTTTGGTACGGGGCCTGCTGGAGAGCGATCCCCTCATTCGCCGGGTCCTCCTTGCTTTTGATACGCAACCTTCGGCTCTGCGGCCACAGCTTGTGCTCCAGGCAAAGCACCCTAGCTACAAGTCCCAGGACATTCTCCTGCAGGACCTTTCCTCAGCATGGCAAGACCTTCATGCATCACCCCCGGCACTTGATGCCAGCTGGTACGCTGCCCTGAAGTCTTCTGCTCAAATACCTCCCGCACTTTCCAAACGGATACTTTTCAATGACCTAAATACCTTGGAGACACCGAAATGGGGACGAGGAGACAGCTATGTGACTAATAGAGATGAAGTTCATTGGGCCAGTGCACCTTTTCTAGAGTGTGACAAGGGACAGTTCCTTCCTGACTGGCTACTCACGCTTTCTACTTCCTTCTATGGTCTCAAACCTGATCTCAGCCCGGAGTTCAG GGGAGTGATCCGTATAGATGTCAGTCTACAAGGTTTTGATGTGGACCAGTGTGCGCAAAGAAAAGATTGGTTCTCCAACACACATCGATGCAATCGCACAACCATGCAT TGTGAACCTGTCCATGGGCAGGGCTTTCGGCTTGGACAGTACGCCTGCCTGTGCAAAGAGGGATACTACAGCCTCCCACTAGGCACTCAAAATGCAC TTGGGGAGAATGGCACTGTCAGTACAGGGGAGGCATTCTCGCCTCCTATTCCCGTGTGTTTGCCCTGCTGGCCAGGTTGTAAGCAATGTAAGGATGGAGCCCCTTGCAAGGTGCAAGGGACCTGGTACCTGCGGTTGGGAGTTCTGGCAGTGCAGAGCCTCTTTATGCTACTCGTACTCATCAATATGTTTGTGGCCTACCAGTTTCGTCAGAACAAG AGCATCAGAGCATCTGGTCTGTTGCTGTTGGAAACAATCCTCTTTGGCTCGCTGCTACTGTATTTTCCT GTCTTCATCTTGTACTTCAAGCCCAGCACTTTCCGCTGTATCTTACTTCGCTGGGTGCGGCTTATGGGGTTCGCCATTGTTTACGGCACTATAACACTGAAGATGTACCG GGTGTTAAGGGTGTTCCTGTCCCGTACTGCTCAGCGGGTCCCCTACATGTCCAGCACACACATGTTGAGGCTGCTGGGAGTAATCGTGCTGACGGTTGCCTGGTTTTTGTCTGCCTGGACGGCGAGTGCGCTGCAAAACCGTGAGCGTAACATTCCCTTGCTAATCACCTCCAGCACTCCAGAGGGGAAGAGCTTCAGGCTGTGTGATTTAGATCGCTGGGACTATATGATGGCCATAG CGGAGCTGCTCTTCCTGTGCTGGGGAAGCTCTCTACATAATTCTGTCAGGATGATCCCCTCTGCTTTTCATGAGCCACACTACATGGGCATTTCAATCCATAATGAGCTGCTTCTCTCATCCGCCTTCCACGCCACCAG GTTTGCTCTGCCCTTGTTGCACCCAGATTGGATGTTACTGCTGTTCTTCACCCACACTCATGTCACCGTCTCTGTGACTCTAGGACTTCTGCTGATTCCCAAG TTTTTATATATGTCGCAACCAATACGCAAGGAGATGGCAGCGGAAGTATATGAGGAGGAGGTGGGCCTCCAGCGCTCATGCTCGTATTTCAATGGCAGCTTTGCCTCCAACTGGAACGAGCACAACACAGACTCTGATGATATACGG GATGAGTTAAAGAAGTTGTATGCGCAGTTGGAGATGCACAAGACCAAAAAGATGAGTGCAAACAACCCCCACTTGCGAAAAAAGCGCAGTTCTCATTTGGGATTGGGCCAGTCTATAATGAAGCACATCACAAGGTTTCCAGGGTCTATGAGTCGCCGATGTAGTCGTGAGGAAATCTCACAATATAGTGGAGGAGGTAGCAAACCAGCATCATGCAAAAAGAAGATCTTGGAGTCAGGTAGCATCAGATCTTCAGAAGAATCATTCAACAAAGGCGTTCTTCTGCGCTGTAAATCCCACAGTATCTATGACCGTGGCCAAGAGCACCAACTATACGCTGGTGATGTTAAAGATTCCTCACTGCTAAACTCTTCCATGAGAAAGAAGCTGACCAAAAAAGCTTCTGAGAGCTCCGAAATAAAGTCTGAAGAAGCTGTACCATTCGTATACAAATCTGCCAGCGCCCACAACCTCTCTGCTGATAATCAATTACTGCAGCCTATGCCGAAGAAGCTGCAGAAGTCACTGAGTGTAATGACAAGCGACATGGATGGTTCAGCTCTACATCCAAGCAAGATCTACACAGCAGATGATGGCCAGCATGCCAGTAAACCAAGCAAGAAAGAGAATGATCCTAAACACAAGCTAACAATCAGTTCTCAGACATTAAATGCACATCTGTCTGAATTATCTAACAAG GAAGTCCAGAATCCAATTGCAGGTGGGAGTTGGGACGCCGAGGTCTGTCAGCTTCTCCATCAGCTTGCCCAGGCAGATGGTGTTGAAAGCAGAGCTGTATTCCAGGAAGAGCATCCTGACATACGTTCTGCTACATTCCAG GGGCTGTATAACATCATTTTGACTTCATTACATTCCAAATAA